One stretch of Mycteria americana isolate JAX WOST 10 ecotype Jacksonville Zoo and Gardens chromosome 16, USCA_MyAme_1.0, whole genome shotgun sequence DNA includes these proteins:
- the KIF2B gene encoding LOW QUALITY PROTEIN: kinesin-like protein KIF2B (The sequence of the model RefSeq protein was modified relative to this genomic sequence to represent the inferred CDS: inserted 5 bases in 3 codons; substituted 7 bases at 7 genomic stop codons): MAGEFGHIQLGTYMEIKRSDGHIHXALVMELHECTSSITVEXLEKGAKKSKQVDLQLIFAVSPHLAPRSXSIEAPLSAKGDQGLVSEWLWQPIKVKKPCGDSRDSLAAWPGSRGCRPRWTSPCVQQIERLREXREQRXLEMQEQQDQQATASLHPRSDVMAMIQKCCSHLDCEALQATIPCQPHHICVCVQKQPLNQQEAELNDFDVVTVPGQDMVMVHEAKQKLDLTWYLNNQVFHFDHAFNDCATNXVYRHTAQPLVETIFQGSMATCFACGQRGSGKTHTIRGSLSIKNSEPSEGFYVMVTEDVFCRLQDSSCQKLELRVYGAFFEIYESKVFDLLNWKKWLRVLEDCKQQIQVMGLWEEEVTSLQDVIKLIETGSKCHTSGKTSANTHSSWSHAIFQIILKKRGHLYAKFSLIDLAGNEQGADISTADRQTSLEGAKIKKSLLALKNCIRALGRNRSHTPFRASKLTQVLRDSFIGENSCTCTIATVFPGMRSCKHTLKTLWYANRMKELVVNLNSLGXPCQEAFRTVPGQLFGVQADKEVSPXLLTFSAGGKTKKKRKEVDXKTLMEEHQESLRXLKVFLEVAGEIEYNVDFYAAQFESVLGQKIGILTEIQEKVRLFRSGLSKEEQGSNQSCTKRSRML, from the exons ATGGCTGGGGAGTTTGGGCACATCCAGTTGGGCACCTACATGGAGATCAAGCGCAGCGATGGGCACATCC CGGCACTGGTGATGGAGCTCCATGAATGCACTTCCAGTATCACTGTGGAGTGACTCGAGAAAGGGGCCAAGAAGAGCAAGCAGGTGGATCTCCAGCTCATCTTTGCCGTCAGTCCTCACCTGGCCCCAAGGAG AAGCATCGAGGCCCCACTGTCAGCAAAAGGGGACCAAGGCCtggtgagtgaatggctgtggcAGCCCATCAAAGTGAAGAAGCCatgtggggacagcagggactcCTTGGCTGCCTGGCCTGGCTCCAGGGGCTGCAGACCCAGGTGGACATCACCATGTGTGCAGCAGATAGAAAGGCTGCGAGAATAGCGGGAACAACGGTAGCTGGAGATGCAGGAGCAGCAAGACCAGCAGGCCACTGCTTCACTCCACCCCAGGAGTGATGTGATGGCCATGATCCAGAAGTGCTGCAGCCACTTGGACTGCGAGGCATTGCAGGCCACCATACCATGCCAGCCCCATCACATCTGCGTCTGTGTTCAGAAGCAGCCACTGAATCAACAGGAGGCTGAACTCAATGACTTCGATGTAGTGACGGTGCCGGGCCAGGACATGGTGATGGTGCATGAAGCTAAGCAGAAGCTGGACCTCACATGGTACCTGAACAACCAGGTCTTCCACTTTGACCATGCCTTCAATGATTGTGCCACCAA GGTGTACAGGCACACCGCCCAGCCCCTGGTGGAGACCATCTTCCAGGGGAGCATGGCTACCTGCTTCGCCTGTGGCCAGAGAGGCAGCGGCAAGACACACACCATAAGGGGAAGTCTCTCTATCAAGAACTCTGAGCCCTCTGAAGGGTTCTACGTCATGGTCACCGAGGatgtcttctgcaggctgcaggacTCCAGCTGCCAGAAACTAGAGCTTCGAGTCTATGGGGCCTTCTTTGAGATTTATGAGAGCAAAGTTTTTGACCTTCTGAACTGGAAGAAGTGGCTGAGAGTGCTAGAAGATTGTAAACAGCAGATCCAAGTGATGGGGCTGTGGGAGGAAGAAGTCACCAGCCTGCAAGATGTCATCAAGCTAATTGAAACGGGTAGCAAGTGTCACACATCAGGCAAGACCTCTGCCAACACTCACTCCTCCTGGAGCCATGCCATCTTCCAGATCATACTCAAGAAGAGAGGGCATTTGTATGCCAAGTTTTCCCTGATTGATTTGGCTGGGAATGAGCAAGGAGCTGACATCTCCACTGCAGACAGGCAAACAAGTCTGGAGGGAGCTAAGATTAAGAAAAGCCTCTTGGCACTCAAGAACTGTATCAGGGCATTGGGGCGTAACAGATCCCATACCCCATTCAGGGCTAGCAAACTCACACAGGTCCTGAGGGACTCATTTATAGGGGAAAACTCCTGTACCTGCACGATTGCCACTGTCTTTCCAGGAATGAGATCCTGCAAGCACACCCTTAAAACCCTATGGTATGCCAACCGCATGAAGGAGCTCGTGGTGAATTTAAATTCCCTTGGATGACCCTGTCAGGAGGCATTCAG AACTGTCCCAGGACAGCTATTTGGAGTTCAGGCAGACAAGGAAGTCTCACCCTAGTTACTTACTTTCAGTGCTGgggggaaaacaaagaagaagagaaaagaggtgGATTAGAAAACGCTCATGGAGGAGCATCAGGAATCTCTGCGATGATTGAAAGTATTCTTAGAAGTGGCTGGGGAAATAGAGTACAATGTAGATTTTTACGCTGCACAGTTTGAATCAGTCCTTGGACAAAAAATTGGCATCCTGACTGAGATCCAAGAAAAAGTCAGATTATTTCGGTCAGGTCTTAGCAAGGAAGAACAGGGCAGCAACCAGAGCTGCACAAAGAGATCCCGTATGCTGTAA